The following coding sequences lie in one Streptomyces albofaciens JCM 4342 genomic window:
- a CDS encoding pyroglutamyl peptidase: MRHIRTRMGVIGAALLTAAPLALTAPSATAASPATATARQTAAAPTVEEQRLSQRVPQEILRRSGFAGVAGTFAGGLARVDSYGAAKRYVTEAGRGLWRRAVDRVQGRGPQGGDLSRDDDRPLYWARLGMTKALREWQPDFRLTANQRETLMGALERGSRGQDSIGLPGGGHGKHRVLRVVVTGFDPFQLDADARRSNPSGAAALALDGTTVRTSSGRLARVETAVFPVRWADFAAGTVERTLLPYFRRGPERVDLFTTISQGRPGRFDLERTNGAWRGGYPDNARESRTETVPVPKGVPTVRPQPQWTTTTLPYARLTSASTGPFPVRDNTAVTEIPAGGSSPVERPDGPTPGSTARAGGGGDYLSNEIGYRATLLRDALKLKVPGGHLHTPVLQFGAGNTDPKTGEVTDPDFVRNRTTITGQVRNILTAALSVAPGIMEK, encoded by the coding sequence ATGAGACACATACGCACCAGGATGGGCGTGATCGGCGCCGCGTTGCTGACCGCGGCCCCGCTCGCCCTCACCGCCCCGTCCGCGACGGCGGCCTCCCCCGCCACCGCGACCGCCCGGCAGACGGCGGCCGCGCCCACCGTCGAGGAGCAGCGGCTCTCGCAGCGCGTGCCGCAGGAGATCCTGCGGCGCAGCGGGTTCGCCGGGGTGGCAGGGACGTTCGCCGGCGGACTCGCGCGAGTGGACTCCTACGGGGCGGCGAAACGGTACGTCACGGAGGCGGGGCGCGGCCTGTGGCGGCGCGCCGTGGACCGCGTCCAGGGGCGCGGGCCGCAGGGGGGCGACCTGAGCCGGGACGACGACCGGCCGCTGTACTGGGCGCGGCTGGGGATGACCAAGGCGCTGCGGGAGTGGCAGCCGGACTTCCGGCTGACCGCGAACCAGCGGGAGACGCTGATGGGGGCGCTGGAGCGCGGCTCCCGCGGGCAGGATTCGATCGGTCTGCCCGGCGGCGGGCACGGGAAGCACCGGGTGCTGCGTGTCGTGGTGACCGGCTTCGACCCCTTCCAGCTGGACGCGGACGCCCGGCGCAGCAACCCGTCCGGGGCCGCGGCGCTCGCCCTGGACGGCACGACCGTCCGGACGTCCTCGGGGCGGCTCGCGCGCGTCGAGACCGCCGTCTTCCCCGTACGGTGGGCGGACTTCGCGGCCGGCACCGTGGAACGCACGCTCCTGCCGTACTTCCGGCGCGGGCCCGAGCGGGTGGACCTGTTCACCACCATCAGCCAGGGCCGGCCGGGACGGTTCGACCTGGAACGGACCAACGGCGCCTGGCGGGGCGGCTACCCGGACAACGCGCGGGAGTCGCGCACGGAGACGGTGCCCGTGCCGAAGGGCGTGCCGACCGTCCGGCCGCAGCCCCAGTGGACCACCACGACCCTGCCGTACGCGCGGCTCACCTCGGCCTCCACCGGGCCGTTCCCGGTGCGGGACAACACCGCGGTGACCGAGATCCCGGCGGGCGGCTCGTCGCCCGTCGAGCGGCCGGACGGGCCGACGCCGGGCTCGACGGCCCGCGCGGGCGGGGGCGGTGACTACCTGTCCAACGAGATCGGCTACCGGGCGACGCTGCTGCGGGACGCGCTGAAGCTGAAGGTGCCGGGCGGCCACCTGCACACGCCGGTGCTCCAGTTCGGCGCCGGGAACACCGACCCGAAGACCGGCGAGGTCACCGATCCCGACTTCGTACGGAACCGGACCACCATCACCGGGCAGGTGCGGAACATCCTCACGGCCGCGTTGTCAGTGGCACCGGGCATCATGGAGAAATGA
- a CDS encoding TetR/AcrR family transcriptional regulator, whose product MTARDQARPPGRRSGGGREAQREERREAILQAAMELIAERGYRGTSLAAVAERAGLTQQGLLHHFPSKELLLVGVLEARDRWDTAAAAATGAWRTDTLAALVEYNAGRPGLVQTYTVLAGDSVTEGHPARDFFERRFRRLRETLAEVLRTEYGERLPGGLTPERAAPLLAAVMDGLQLQWLLEPEGVDMAAAFGDFLALLRGDAADPPAPGGEGRAADQPLP is encoded by the coding sequence GTGACTGCACGAGACCAGGCCCGGCCGCCCGGCCGCCGGAGCGGCGGGGGGCGTGAGGCGCAGCGCGAGGAGCGGCGTGAGGCGATCCTCCAGGCCGCCATGGAACTGATCGCCGAGCGGGGCTACCGCGGCACGTCACTCGCCGCCGTGGCCGAGCGCGCCGGACTGACCCAGCAGGGCCTGCTGCACCACTTCCCCAGCAAGGAGCTGCTGCTGGTCGGCGTCCTGGAGGCGCGCGACCGCTGGGACACGGCCGCCGCGGCGGCCACCGGCGCCTGGCGCACGGACACGCTGGCCGCGCTGGTCGAGTACAACGCCGGGCGCCCCGGCCTCGTCCAGACGTACACGGTCCTGGCCGGGGACAGCGTCACCGAGGGCCACCCGGCCCGCGACTTCTTCGAGCGGCGGTTCCGGCGGCTGCGGGAGACGCTGGCCGAGGTGCTGCGCACGGAGTACGGCGAGCGGCTGCCGGGCGGGCTGACGCCGGAGCGGGCGGCGCCGCTGCTGGCCGCCGTGATGGACGGGCTCCAGCTCCAGTGGCTGCTGGAGCCGGAGGGGGTGGACATGGCGGCGGCGTTCGGGGACTTCCTGGCGCTGCTGAGGGGGGACGCGGCGGATCCGCCGGCCCCGGGAGGTGAGGGCCGCGCCGCGGATCAACCCCTTCCGTGA
- a CDS encoding beta-glucosidase, with protein sequence MTDHRSAYATAVAPAVEDALGKLDLDTKVRLLAGQDVWTLPAVPGIGLRSLVMSDGPIGVRGPRWSAEDPSVALPSPTALAATWDADLARRAGRLLAQEARRKGVHVLLAPTVNLHRSPLGGRHFECFSEDPYLTGVIGAGYVAGVQDGGVGTTVKHFVGNDAETERFTVDNRIAPRPLRELYLAPFEHIVETARPWGVMTAYNRVNGVTMTEHRELVDGVLRGEWNFDGVNVSDWTAARDTTRALRGGLDLAMPGPRTVFGPPLADAVRAGRVTEAEVDAAVRRVLLLAARTGCLESVPAAVPPGDVPEDIDGRALAREIARRSLVLVRNEPVGGGPALPLDTRALRKIAVIGAAAEDARVCGGGSATVFPERIVSPLDGLRAALPAGTEAVHAVGADPRTRVPHARAGFDLRARYYDADGALLAEQPQSDGKVQAMGRLPDGVAPRALHSVELTGSFTPQASGTHTFAVSGTGELRLTVGGRVLFDAVCSPGTGDPFEALLNPAEHRVEAELTAGQTLDVALRCVPRGIGPGADMPVLTFALGHAEPRPDPDAELDEAVRTAADADAAIVVVATTEETESEGFDRTGLALPGRQDELVSRVAAANPYTIVVVNSGSPVELPWRDAVPAVLLGWFPGQEAGAALADVLLGTHEPGGRLPTTWPARLADAPVTQVTPVDGEVHYDEGVFIGYRAWQRREREEAGPAPAYPFGHGLGYTDWSYESLEATPARARVRVRNTGSRPGREVVQIYLAPLTRVAGRLPVERPDRWLAGFATVEAAPGETAEAEIALPRRAYEIWDERSGTRRFIDGTYAIEAARSVTDRRLTARVTVA encoded by the coding sequence ATGACCGACCACCGAAGCGCCTACGCCACGGCAGTCGCCCCGGCCGTCGAGGACGCCCTCGGCAAGCTGGACCTGGACACCAAGGTCCGGCTGCTGGCCGGGCAGGACGTCTGGACGCTGCCCGCCGTCCCCGGGATCGGGCTGCGGTCCCTGGTCATGTCGGACGGGCCGATCGGCGTACGGGGTCCGCGGTGGAGCGCGGAGGACCCGTCCGTCGCGCTTCCCAGTCCCACCGCGCTGGCCGCCACCTGGGACGCGGACCTGGCCCGCCGCGCCGGCCGGCTGCTCGCCCAGGAGGCGCGCCGCAAAGGCGTGCACGTCCTCCTGGCGCCCACCGTCAACCTGCACCGCTCCCCGCTCGGCGGCCGGCACTTCGAGTGCTTCTCCGAGGACCCGTACCTGACCGGCGTCATCGGCGCGGGCTATGTCGCCGGTGTCCAGGACGGCGGGGTGGGCACGACCGTCAAGCACTTCGTGGGCAACGACGCCGAGACCGAGCGCTTCACCGTCGACAACCGGATCGCCCCGCGCCCGCTGCGCGAGCTGTACCTGGCACCCTTCGAGCACATCGTCGAAACCGCCCGACCCTGGGGCGTCATGACGGCCTACAACCGGGTCAACGGCGTGACGATGACCGAACACCGGGAACTGGTCGACGGCGTCCTGCGCGGCGAGTGGAACTTCGACGGGGTCAACGTCTCGGACTGGACGGCGGCCCGCGACACGACACGGGCGCTGCGCGGCGGCCTCGACCTCGCGATGCCGGGGCCGCGCACGGTCTTCGGGCCACCGCTCGCGGACGCCGTCCGCGCGGGCCGGGTCACGGAGGCCGAGGTGGACGCCGCGGTCCGCCGCGTACTGCTGCTCGCCGCCCGCACGGGCTGCCTGGAGAGCGTCCCGGCCGCCGTCCCCCCGGGCGACGTGCCGGAGGACATCGACGGCCGCGCCCTGGCCCGCGAGATCGCCCGCCGGTCTCTCGTCCTCGTACGCAACGAGCCGGTCGGAGGCGGGCCCGCCCTGCCCCTCGACACCCGGGCCCTCCGCAAGATCGCCGTCATCGGTGCCGCCGCCGAGGACGCGCGGGTGTGCGGCGGGGGCTCCGCCACCGTCTTCCCCGAACGGATCGTCTCCCCGCTGGACGGCCTGCGCGCCGCCCTGCCCGCCGGGACCGAGGCCGTCCACGCGGTCGGCGCCGACCCGCGCACGAGAGTCCCGCACGCCCGCGCGGGCTTCGATCTGCGCGCCCGCTACTACGACGCCGACGGCGCGCTGCTCGCCGAACAACCGCAGTCCGACGGCAAGGTGCAAGCCATGGGCCGCCTCCCGGACGGCGTCGCGCCGCGCGCCCTGCACAGCGTGGAACTGACAGGCAGCTTCACCCCGCAGGCGTCCGGCACCCACACCTTCGCCGTCTCCGGCACCGGAGAGCTGCGCCTGACCGTCGGCGGCCGGGTGCTGTTCGACGCCGTCTGCTCCCCGGGCACGGGCGACCCGTTCGAGGCGCTCCTGAACCCGGCCGAACACCGTGTGGAGGCGGAGCTGACGGCCGGGCAGACCCTGGACGTGGCGCTGCGCTGCGTCCCGCGCGGCATCGGGCCCGGCGCGGACATGCCCGTACTGACCTTCGCGCTCGGCCACGCGGAGCCGCGGCCCGACCCGGACGCCGAACTGGACGAGGCGGTGCGGACCGCCGCGGACGCGGACGCCGCGATCGTGGTCGTGGCCACCACCGAGGAGACCGAGTCCGAGGGCTTCGACCGCACCGGTCTGGCCCTGCCGGGCCGCCAGGACGAACTGGTCTCACGGGTGGCCGCGGCCAACCCGTACACCATCGTGGTCGTCAACTCCGGCTCACCGGTGGAACTCCCGTGGCGCGACGCGGTGCCCGCGGTCCTGCTCGGCTGGTTCCCGGGCCAGGAGGCGGGGGCCGCGCTGGCCGACGTCCTGCTGGGCACGCACGAGCCGGGCGGCCGGCTGCCCACCACCTGGCCCGCCCGCCTGGCGGACGCACCGGTCACCCAGGTCACCCCGGTGGACGGCGAAGTCCACTACGACGAAGGCGTCTTCATCGGCTACCGCGCCTGGCAGCGCCGCGAACGCGAGGAGGCGGGACCGGCACCGGCGTACCCCTTCGGACACGGACTGGGCTACACCGACTGGAGCTACGAGTCCCTGGAGGCGACTCCGGCGCGTGCCCGCGTCCGGGTGCGCAACACCGGCTCGCGCCCCGGGCGCGAGGTCGTACAGATCTACCTCGCGCCCCTGACCAGGGTGGCGGGCCGCCTGCCGGTGGAGCGCCCGGACCGCTGGCTGGCCGGTTTCGCGACGGTGGAGGCCGCCCCGGGCGAGACGGCCGAGGCCGAGATCGCGCTGCCCCGCCGCGCCTACGAGATCTGGGACGAGCGGTCCGGCACCCGCCGCTTCATCGACGGCACCTACGCGATCGAAGCGGCCCGCAGCGTCACCGACCGACGGCTGACGGCACGGGTGACGGTGGCGTGA
- a CDS encoding DUF4097 family beta strand repeat-containing protein: protein MTARRPARPGHRTTRTALAAAALVTLAVVATGCELTEKVTESEQTYTVDGKATKLDVATPGGDIKVVADDTADGRVEVTERIEYGKKKPDTQHSLKDGALKLTADDCGRSAGRCNVDYEVRVPPSVAVTLRTDGGNIDVTGITGTVGTRTGGGNIGLRQTAGALSAETSGGDINISDAKGGQVTAHTDGGAIDARFTAVPDRVTADSSGGDVSVRLPQGRYAVDATTDGGTRRVTGGTDSAAPHKIKVHSDGGDVEVVAGR from the coding sequence ATGACCGCACGCCGCCCCGCCAGACCCGGGCACCGCACCACCCGCACCGCCCTGGCCGCCGCCGCCCTCGTCACACTGGCCGTCGTCGCCACCGGCTGTGAGCTGACCGAAAAGGTCACCGAGAGCGAGCAGACCTACACGGTGGACGGGAAGGCCACGAAGCTGGACGTGGCGACGCCGGGCGGCGACATCAAGGTCGTCGCCGACGACACCGCCGACGGCCGGGTCGAGGTCACGGAACGGATCGAGTACGGCAAGAAGAAGCCCGACACCCAGCACTCCCTCAAGGACGGCGCCCTCAAGCTCACCGCGGACGACTGCGGGCGGTCGGCGGGCCGCTGCAACGTCGACTACGAGGTGCGGGTGCCGCCGTCGGTGGCCGTCACCCTGCGCACCGACGGCGGCAACATCGACGTCACGGGCATCACGGGCACCGTCGGCACCAGGACCGGCGGCGGGAACATCGGCCTGCGGCAGACCGCGGGCGCCCTCAGCGCCGAGACCAGCGGCGGCGACATCAACATCAGCGACGCCAAGGGCGGACAGGTCACCGCGCACACCGACGGCGGCGCCATCGACGCCCGCTTCACCGCCGTCCCCGACCGCGTGACCGCCGACTCCAGTGGCGGCGACGTCTCCGTCCGCCTCCCCCAGGGCCGCTACGCGGTCGACGCCACCACGGACGGCGGCACCCGCCGGGTCACCGGCGGCACCGACAGCGCCGCACCGCACAAGATCAAGGTGCACAGCGACGGGGGCGATGTGGAAGTGGTGGCGGGGCGGTGA
- a CDS encoding SGNH/GDSL hydrolase family protein, translating to MTRGSRPFRPIRARTAAVAAVTATALFVFLTGCGDPGDGSARTASRPSPEPSPAWRTDPASVAALGDSITVGFDACSVLSDCPAVSWATGTDPQVNSVARRLVKDPATHSWNFARTGALIRDLPGQVDQAVRKRPELVTVLVGANDACRAEVGAMTSEAAFRADFEASLRKLRRALPKTQVYVAAVPDLMRLWSQGRQNQLGKQIWKLGICGSMLRDPDDLSKAADTRRQSVRDRVRAYNKALESVCAKDALCRFDRSVFDFRFTGAELSAWDWFHPGREGQRELAEMAFREITRKGS from the coding sequence ATGACACGGGGCAGTCGGCCCTTTCGGCCAATCAGGGCCCGTACCGCCGCGGTCGCCGCCGTCACGGCGACCGCGCTCTTCGTCTTCCTGACCGGGTGCGGCGACCCCGGCGACGGCAGCGCCCGCACGGCCTCCCGCCCCTCCCCCGAGCCCTCCCCGGCGTGGCGCACCGACCCGGCCTCCGTGGCCGCGCTCGGCGACTCCATCACCGTCGGGTTCGACGCCTGCTCGGTCCTGTCCGACTGCCCCGCCGTCTCCTGGGCCACCGGCACGGACCCGCAGGTGAACAGCGTCGCCCGGCGGCTGGTCAAGGACCCCGCCACGCACAGCTGGAACTTCGCGAGGACCGGTGCGCTGATCCGCGACCTGCCGGGCCAGGTCGACCAGGCCGTACGCAAGCGGCCCGAGCTGGTCACCGTCCTGGTGGGCGCGAACGACGCCTGCCGCGCCGAGGTCGGCGCCATGACCTCCGAGGCCGCCTTCCGCGCCGATTTCGAGGCATCGCTGCGCAAGCTGCGGCGGGCCCTGCCCAAGACGCAGGTGTACGTCGCCGCCGTCCCCGACCTGATGCGGCTGTGGTCGCAGGGGCGGCAGAACCAGCTCGGCAAGCAGATATGGAAACTGGGCATCTGCGGGTCGATGCTGCGCGACCCGGACGACCTGTCGAAGGCGGCGGACACCCGGCGGCAGAGCGTGCGGGACCGGGTGCGGGCGTACAACAAGGCCCTGGAATCGGTCTGCGCGAAGGACGCGCTGTGCCGCTTCGACCGCTCGGTCTTCGACTTCCGCTTCACCGGCGCCGAGTTGAGCGCCTGGGACTGGTTCCACCCCGGCCGGGAGGGCCAGCGGGAGCTGGCCGAGATGGCGTTCCGAGAGATCACCCGTAAGGGGTCGTAG